The sequence CGCCGCTTCATGTTGACCGGCCAAGACAAGGTAGAACACTGGTTCGACGTCGAGGAAGGCCAGGTCATGCGCGGCGTACTGCTGACCTGGCACGATGAAGCGCGCGTCTACGTCGTGGCGGAGCGCGCCACAGGGATGAAGGGGCGTATCGCCAGCCGTGCGCCGAGATCGGTTACAGCGCCTGAGTTGCGCGCTAATGTACCTAAGACCGCAACAGCAGCCCATTGACGAAATGCCGAACTGCAAATCGGCCATGTTCATCAAGCGATCGCACCTCATCTAGCAGCACTGACTCATCGCTAGTCAGCGCCGCCGTACTATGAATGCCAGAAATGACGTAAAGGACATCAAATCCATTGGCACACAGAACAGCTAGAAATGCAGCCGATGGAGAACTAGTGCCAAGCTCGTAACGCCCGTAAGTCCGTATGGTCAAACCGCCACGGCGGGCAATCTCGGCCTGGGAAAGACGAAGCCGAACACGCTCCAGCTTAAGCCGGCCTCCAATGGCGGAATTTGTGCTCACCGTCATGTTAAAACGCCAAGATGCCAAGCTAAGGCCGCGGCCGTATCTGGATTATTGGTGCCGAGCTTTCGTGCGGCATTGGTCAGTGTGATACGAACAAAATCATGGCCGCGCCGAAGCTTAAATGGCAAATCATGAGGCGGGCACCCTCCAAACAGACGCTTTAGCATTTCCTTTTCGTCTTCATTGAGCGCAACCTCTAACTTGGAGCGATGATCGTAACGGGCAATCATGGCTCCGGCGAGGCCGTGGGCAAATTTTCCCAGCGCAGCGACTTTATCGGCAATTTGGGCTGGCGTGCCATCAATCTCGTATGGACTATCAAGCGATATTGACAACCGCCGCCGGCCTCCAGGGCGAATTGGCGCAATGATTCCGGATCGAATACCGTAAGCCCTGCCAACTTCATATATGTGATCGAAGCCTTTGTAGGTTAAACCATTCCAATGAAAGGGCCGGGGCTTCTTCGCGCGTATCATCGCAATAACGGGGTCAATATCGGCCACGTTTGGAATATCAAACTGAACAGGGGCTTGTCGTACAAGAAAAAAGCCCGCTCACTCAATGCAGGATTGATATAGCCAATCACAAGGGACTCAAGCCCCAATTCATGTGCAAAACTAGAAGTCTCGGCCATAATATCCTTATCGCTACGAATATCGGCATATCTTCTAGGGAATGAGCGGGCATCAAACATTAACGTATAGCCTTTTTATTGAGCGTCACTTATACGCCATGGACAATCGAATCAACAAAGGCCATCACGGCCCGCATGAACGAACTGCCCGACGTGGCCGAGGTAGCAGCCTGAGCGGCAGCGGAAACGGCGAACGAGGCGATGATGGCAACGAACTTTTGCATTTTGCAACTCCTATGAAGTTAAGTGGTTTTGCTCAGGCGCGCTGACCAGGGGTCAACGCTCGGAGCGCCACCAGTATACGAATCGCGTTTTTCTCAACGAAAAAGCGACCGTTCACAGGGTCTGCATGGCGGATATCACTTGTAACTACGAGGGTTTGCACAACATCGCCAACGATGCGGCAGGCCTGATCCGCCAGTAGCTCAGCGGTGGGCGAGTTCAGGATGAGCACCGCGGGGCGGCATGATCCTCGTGACGTCGGATCATCAGGAGACGGTCGCAGTGCGTACAGGAGCGCGTGGTCGTCGTCATAGACCGCAGGCAGGTAGCCGCTATCTCCAAGAATGTGCGCGACCTCCGCTGAAAAAACTGTGTCCGTACAATGAATGGCGATCGTCGGCTTATCGTCAACAACCACACGTGTAATCACGTCGAGGCGCAAGACCGACCGGCCAGGTCCGTACCGGCCAACTCGATAGACGCTGCCGTCTTGCCGCGCGCGCATGACTCTCGTACCTGAATCCTCAAGAGTTCCCAGCCAGGCGTAGCAATCGTATTGCGCGCCATCAACATCAACTCGCGCGCGCACTACATCGATGTCGCAGGCGGCCGAGCTAAGCAATGCCACCGGCGAAACTCCGAACGCTTCGGCCAGTTGCCCAAGCACCTTGATCGTCGACACGCCGTGCATGTGTCGATGGGCCGCTGACCGATGCACCGACAATAGCGTCGCCAGCGTCCTGAGCTGGTGCCGGGGATCACGTTCGTAAAGCGTAAGTAGCCGGCGAACGTTACGAGAAATCACAGCGGAGAGCGCGCCACTGTCTGGCATGTCATCAGGCCCAGGTCGGGCAATGATGTCGAGACGTGATACGAGGCGGCCTGCCTGCCTGCGACGATGGAAGCGGTTGACCTGCCACCCATTGCTATCTGACACCGCAAGTAACGTATCTGACGCATACGGGGTCGTAAGCGTCGGGAGTAGCCAAGCTCGACAACCGTGCTGTTCACCCTCCACGTCAACCTGCGCCGCCACTACCTCACTGCCAGCGGGAGCATCAAGCAGCGATACGGGTGAAACCCCGAGCGCCTTGGCCAGTCGCTGCAATACCGAAACAGTCGCGACGCCATCAAGGTGGCGATGGGCAACAGAGCGATCCACGCCAAGCAGGTCGGAAAGCTTCCGAAGCTGGCGCCGCGGGTTCGGCTCCAGCTCGGCCAGTCGCCGACGAACGTTGCTTCGGATAAGTGCCTGTAGATCCATGAAATGCAGCAAGCTGAGGTTTTAAGCCAAGTGTTGCACATTATGGGACAGTTGATACTTGCGCCACAGCCGACAGCAGGGATAGCGTCCGAGCAAAGGCGATTCATCGACCCACAACAAACGCCATCAGGCGGAGGAAACCATGTACGACGCACAAGACGTTCCAATGCGACGGGCTGCTACCGGAAAAGCACGGGCAGGCAGTCAACAAAACAGGCAAGTAAGTTCAAAGATATTGCCGAGGGCGGCAAATTCAGACCTAAAACAGGCCAGATTGATTGAAGAGTTAATACATCCACAGCAGAAAGATAAATAACAACCATGCTGGGGAGATCATGCGGGAGTGTCACCTAAGCAACGTGAAGCATAACAATCAGCATTTGAAGCTTCTGAAGCTACATAGTGGACTGGAGGGGCTTACGGAAATACTTGAGGCCGCAGGAGAAAAGCCAATTCCAGCCGAATCGATCGCCTATCTATTAAGGCCGATGCTAGATCAGATGGAGAGCATAATTGATGGCACAGGAAAGCCATCGGAGTAAGAAAGTAAAAAGCCCGGCGATGCCGGGCTTTTGCTATTCAATCACTAGCTACTCAAAGTCTGCGCTAATTGCTTGACCGCGGCCCGGCCTCGCTCATCCAGCCGGAGCCAGCAATGTAGTAGCGCGGCCTGGTCGTCAGGAAGCTCGTCCTTGGACTTCTTCCCGGTGACGATGAAAAACACATCAAATCCCTTGGTATGGAGGATGTGCAACGCGTCAGCGTTAGGCGACGTTTCGCCAAGCTCGTACTTGCCGTAGGTGAGCAGGGAGCGCCCGATCACCTCGGCCGTCTGCCGCTGCGTCATGTTCATGCGCAGGCGTTCGGTCTGGAGCCGCTGGCCGATGGCCGAGCTGATGTCTAAGTTTTCTATGCTCATCGCTTGCTCATGCAAAGAAAAGTATGTATCCTTCGCAATGTGTAATACATTTCTTGGCGATCATACCATGACGAACAAAGACGACCTTCCCGCAAAGTCGTATATGCCGCGCGGCCTGAACCTGAGCGCGAAGCCGGTGCCGTTACGCCTTACCGACCCCGAGCGGGATGAGCTGGTAGCGGAATGCAAGCAGCGTGGCGTCACGCTGACCAGTAGGGCGCGTGACCTGTACCTCCTCGGAAGAAGCGCCGAAGCCAATCAGGTGCAAGCGTAGCCTCATCCGAACATTCAGAAAATCCGAATATTCACATCGAGGAAGGTATGGCC is a genomic window of Chitinimonas koreensis containing:
- a CDS encoding helix-turn-helix domain-containing protein; its protein translation is MSIENLDISSAIGQRLQTERLRMNMTQRQTAEVIGRSLLTYGKYELGETSPNADALHILHTKGFDVFFIVTGKKSKDELPDDQAALLHCWLRLDERGRAAVKQLAQTLSS
- a CDS encoding helix-turn-helix domain-containing protein; protein product: MTVSTNSAIGGRLKLERVRLRLSQAEIARRGGLTIRTYGRYELGTSSPSAAFLAVLCANGFDVLYVISGIHSTAALTSDESVLLDEVRSLDEHGRFAVRHFVNGLLLRS
- a CDS encoding helix-turn-helix domain-containing protein, which encodes MLHFMDLQALIRSNVRRRLAELEPNPRRQLRKLSDLLGVDRSVAHRHLDGVATVSVLQRLAKALGVSPVSLLDAPAGSEVVAAQVDVEGEQHGCRAWLLPTLTTPYASDTLLAVSDSNGWQVNRFHRRRQAGRLVSRLDIIARPGPDDMPDSGALSAVISRNVRRLLTLYERDPRHQLRTLATLLSVHRSAAHRHMHGVSTIKVLGQLAEAFGVSPVALLSSAACDIDVVRARVDVDGAQYDCYAWLGTLEDSGTRVMRARQDGSVYRVGRYGPGRSVLRLDVITRVVVDDKPTIAIHCTDTVFSAEVAHILGDSGYLPAVYDDDHALLYALRPSPDDPTSRGSCRPAVLILNSPTAELLADQACRIVGDVVQTLVVTSDIRHADPVNGRFFVEKNAIRILVALRALTPGQRA
- a CDS encoding autoinducer binding domain-containing protein; this translates as MADIDPVIAMIRAKKPRPFHWNGLTYKGFDHIYEVGRAYGIRSGIIAPIRPGGRRRLSISLDSPYEIDGTPAQIADKVAALGKFAHGLAGAMIARYDHRSKLEVALNEDEKEMLKRLFGGCPPHDLPFKLRRGHDFVRITLTNAARKLGTNNPDTAAALAWHLGVLT